From the genome of Gemmatimonas phototrophica, one region includes:
- the gatA gene encoding Asp-tRNA(Asn)/Glu-tRNA(Gln) amidotransferase subunit GatA: protein MTIDALRAHRVSDAWSVFDAVQAGPDGLNAFLSTDRTAVGNATGSLAGVPVAVKDNLATLHMPTTCGSKILDGYISPFEATAVRKLREAGAAIIGKTNMDEFAMGSSNENSAYGPVRNPVDRTRVPGGSSGGSAAAVASGVVRIALGSETGGSVRQPAAFCGIVGIKPTYGRVSRYGLVAYASSLDNVGVFGATVHEAALGLQVIAGHDRFDSTSANTLVPSLVPDLGTSDRPLTGLVVGKPREYFPASLDPRVAERCERALASLVALGAEVRDVSLPSTELAIPVYYIIAPAEASSNLARYDGVRYGHRAPAADLGTLYEQTRSQGFGAEVTRRILLGTYVLSAGYYDAYYKRAQAVRSLITQEFTQVFASGVHLLFTPTAPTTAFRLGEVSDPYEMYLSDIFTVTANLAGIPAMSLPVGRIDGLPVGGQFMAAPFDEATMLRAAAALERVLGAEAHQ, encoded by the coding sequence ATGACCATCGACGCGCTGCGCGCCCACCGTGTCTCCGACGCCTGGAGCGTCTTTGACGCCGTGCAGGCCGGTCCCGACGGACTCAATGCGTTCCTGTCCACCGATCGCACAGCGGTCGGCAACGCCACTGGTTCGCTCGCCGGCGTGCCCGTGGCGGTCAAGGACAATCTGGCAACGCTGCACATGCCTACGACCTGCGGGTCGAAGATCCTTGACGGCTACATCAGTCCGTTTGAAGCCACCGCGGTTCGCAAGCTGCGCGAGGCCGGTGCTGCGATCATCGGCAAGACCAACATGGACGAGTTCGCGATGGGCTCGTCCAATGAGAACAGCGCGTACGGACCGGTGCGCAATCCGGTTGATCGCACGCGCGTGCCGGGGGGCAGTTCCGGCGGCTCGGCCGCCGCGGTGGCCTCCGGGGTCGTCCGCATCGCGTTGGGCTCCGAAACGGGCGGCTCCGTGCGACAGCCAGCGGCCTTCTGCGGCATCGTGGGGATCAAGCCCACGTATGGTCGAGTCAGTCGATATGGGTTGGTGGCGTACGCCTCGTCGCTCGATAACGTGGGAGTCTTCGGTGCGACGGTCCATGAGGCGGCACTCGGACTGCAGGTAATTGCCGGACACGATCGCTTCGATTCCACCAGTGCGAACACCCTCGTGCCTTCACTGGTCCCAGATCTTGGCACCAGTGATCGTCCACTGACGGGGCTCGTGGTGGGCAAGCCGCGGGAGTATTTCCCGGCGTCCCTCGATCCACGCGTGGCGGAACGATGCGAACGCGCACTCGCCTCGTTGGTGGCCTTGGGCGCGGAAGTCCGTGACGTATCGCTGCCCAGTACCGAGTTGGCGATCCCCGTGTATTACATCATCGCGCCGGCCGAAGCCTCCAGTAACCTCGCGCGCTACGATGGCGTGCGGTACGGACATCGTGCGCCGGCGGCGGATCTCGGCACCCTGTACGAGCAAACACGATCGCAGGGCTTTGGTGCCGAAGTCACGCGGCGTATTCTGCTCGGCACGTACGTCCTGAGTGCCGGCTATTACGATGCGTATTACAAGCGGGCACAAGCCGTGCGCTCGCTCATCACGCAGGAGTTTACGCAGGTCTTCGCCAGTGGCGTGCATCTGCTGTTCACGCCAACAGCGCCAACCACGGCGTTTCGTCTCGGCGAAGTCTCTGATCCTTACGAGATGTATCTGAGCGACATCTTTACGGTCACCGCCAACCTGGCGGGCATTCCGGCCATGTCGCTACCGGTCGGTCGTATCGATGGGCTCCCGGTCGGGGGACAATTCATGGCCGCACCGTTTGATGAGGCCACCATGCTTCGGGCAGCGGCCGCACTGGAACGGGTACTTGGGGCGGAGGCACACCAGTGA